One window from the genome of [Clostridium] celerecrescens 18A encodes:
- the sdaAB gene encoding L-serine ammonia-lyase, iron-sulfur-dependent subunit beta, whose product MPSISIFEVIGPNMVGPSSSHTAGAVAIALLVKKMFNEPISEVEFVLYGSFAKTYKGHGTDRALLGGILGFETYDLRIKNSFQLADECGIKYSFRVDEKETEVHPNTVEIHVSGEMGGTISVRGVSLGGGKVKIIRINGIDVDFTGEYSTLVIRHLDYPGMVAYIATSLSERNVNIAFMRLFREQKGATAYSVVESDEEIPQELLDKLREHPKVEDVMLIQV is encoded by the coding sequence ATGCCGTCTATCAGTATTTTCGAGGTAATAGGCCCTAATATGGTAGGGCCATCCAGTTCCCATACTGCGGGTGCTGTGGCAATTGCTCTTCTGGTTAAAAAAATGTTCAACGAACCCATTAGCGAAGTGGAGTTTGTTTTATACGGTTCTTTTGCAAAGACCTACAAAGGCCATGGAACCGACCGCGCGCTTCTTGGCGGCATCCTAGGGTTTGAGACTTATGATCTGAGAATTAAAAATTCCTTCCAACTGGCTGATGAATGCGGGATAAAGTATTCCTTCCGAGTGGATGAAAAAGAAACAGAAGTTCATCCAAACACAGTAGAGATCCATGTGTCTGGAGAAATGGGCGGAACGATATCGGTCCGCGGTGTCTCATTAGGAGGCGGTAAAGTTAAAATTATCAGGATCAACGGCATTGATGTAGACTTTACTGGAGAATATTCCACTCTGGTTATACGTCACCTGGACTATCCCGGCATGGTGGCCTATATTGCCACCAGTTTAAGTGAGCGCAATGTAAATATTGCTTTCATGCGTCTGTTCCGGGAACAGAAAGGGGCGACTGCTTACTCTGTGGTGGAGTCTGATGAGGAAATCCCACAGGAATTACTGGATAAGCTGCGGGAACACCCGAAAGTAGAAGATGTTATGCTTATACAGGTTTAG
- a CDS encoding dicarboxylate/amino acid:cation symporter, which yields MEESKKRKKLGLVPRLIIAIIIGILIGMYCPSFVTSILITVSDLFKQFLMFIIPLMVVAFVTMGIADLSQGAGKLLAFTAAISYASTLLAGSAAYAVASSFFPSFVNEEVVAKVASASDKAISGYFSLTITPLLETTAAVVLAFVLGVCISTMRGKEIGDALYHVIKEFSEIITKVLNRVIIPILPLYICGTFAKMTYQGTTFAIMSVLWKVFVIVILLHLIYLLAAFTLAGILTKRNPFTMLKNQLPGYLTAIGTQSSAATIPVNIKCAESNGISEEIRNFVVPLCANIHMAGSMITITCCVTATLLIYGMPHGFLTLFPFICVLGVALVASPGAPGGSIFTATPFFPIVGIPAVGDIASLLQAMYIAQDSFGTACNVSGDNAISALVDLYYHKYIKKDNKG from the coding sequence ATGGAGGAAAGTAAAAAGAGAAAGAAGCTGGGACTGGTACCAAGGCTGATTATTGCAATCATCATTGGTATTTTAATTGGTATGTACTGTCCCAGTTTTGTAACTTCGATATTGATTACAGTATCAGATTTGTTTAAACAATTTTTAATGTTTATCATCCCGCTTATGGTAGTGGCTTTTGTTACTATGGGAATCGCAGACTTATCTCAGGGAGCCGGAAAGCTGCTGGCATTTACCGCAGCCATTTCCTATGCTTCCACATTGCTGGCAGGAAGTGCAGCTTATGCGGTAGCCAGTTCGTTTTTTCCTTCTTTTGTGAATGAAGAGGTCGTTGCAAAAGTTGCTTCTGCAAGTGATAAGGCGATCAGCGGATATTTTTCCCTGACCATTACACCGTTACTTGAAACAACCGCTGCTGTTGTACTGGCCTTTGTACTGGGAGTATGCATCAGCACCATGCGGGGCAAAGAAATCGGAGATGCCCTGTATCATGTGATCAAAGAATTTTCCGAGATCATTACAAAGGTACTGAACCGGGTGATCATTCCAATTCTCCCTTTGTATATCTGCGGAACCTTTGCCAAGATGACATATCAGGGAACTACATTCGCGATTATGTCAGTGCTTTGGAAGGTATTCGTGATCGTGATACTGCTTCATTTAATCTATCTCCTTGCAGCCTTTACCTTAGCAGGTATATTGACAAAAAGAAATCCGTTTACCATGTTAAAGAACCAGTTACCAGGCTATCTGACTGCGATTGGTACCCAGTCTTCTGCGGCTACCATTCCGGTTAATATTAAATGTGCGGAAAGCAATGGTATTTCAGAAGAAATCCGTAACTTCGTAGTTCCGCTTTGCGCTAACATTCATATGGCAGGTTCCATGATCACAATTACCTGCTGTGTGACCGCAACTTTGCTCATTTACGGCATGCCTCATGGATTCCTTACCCTGTTCCCATTTATCTGTGTACTGGGAGTAGCCTTAGTTGCATCTCCGGGAGCTCCGGGCGGTTCTATTTTTACGGCGACTCCATTCTTCCCAATCGTCGGAATCCCTGCAGTAGGAGATATTGCCAGCCTTCTTCAGGCAATGTATATTGCACAGGACAGCTTTGGAACTGCATGTAACGTATCCGGAGATAATGCGATCAGTGCGCTGGTTGATTTGTATTACCACAAATATATTAAGAAAGACAACAAAGGTTAA
- a CDS encoding helix-turn-helix transcriptional regulator — protein sequence MKDHNVHLTLIDRIILESYKIMMEGLADYLGGGYEMVLHSLEDTEHSVIKIINGHHTGRTEGMPITDLAIQMLEEIEKDGEKSYISYFTKNKKGEPLKSSTIVVRGEEKRIIGLLCINFYLNTGFSEILTSYIPAISTHSLVKTETFAKNMDELIFSKVQEVRKTVLADDGILPSLKNKEIINSLHQQGVFTMKDAVVKVADYLGISKNTVYMHIRNVGVATEKKNE from the coding sequence ATGAAGGATCATAATGTACACTTAACACTGATTGACCGAATTATACTGGAATCCTATAAGATCATGATGGAAGGGCTTGCAGATTATCTGGGGGGAGGCTATGAGATGGTGCTTCATAGTCTGGAGGATACGGAGCATTCCGTCATAAAGATCATCAATGGACACCACACAGGACGTACGGAAGGAATGCCGATTACGGACCTGGCCATTCAGATGCTGGAAGAAATTGAAAAGGATGGCGAAAAAAGCTATATCTCCTATTTTACCAAGAACAAAAAAGGAGAACCATTAAAATCCTCCACCATTGTGGTGAGGGGAGAGGAAAAACGAATTATCGGTCTTTTATGTATCAATTTTTATTTGAATACAGGTTTTTCTGAGATTCTGACCAGCTATATCCCCGCAATATCTACTCATTCCCTGGTTAAAACTGAAACCTTTGCTAAGAATATGGATGAATTAATTTTCAGCAAGGTCCAGGAGGTTCGGAAAACGGTATTGGCAGATGACGGGATACTTCCGTCTCTTAAAAATAAGGAAATCATTAATTCCCTGCATCAACAGGGAGTTTTTACCATGAAAGATGCGGTTGTAAAAGTAGCTGACTATCTTGGAATATCGAAAAACACCGTATATATGCACATTCGGAATGTGGGAGTAGCTACAGAAAAAAAGAATGAATAA